GGCGAAGACCGGCCTCACGATCGCGGTGCGTTACGCGGCGCGGCGCCGGCAGTTTGGTCGTCCGGGCGAGCCGGAGATCCTGCTGCTCGATTATCCCACGCACCAGGCGCGGCTGCTGCCGCACCTGGCGGCGAGTTACGCGCTCTGGTTTGCCCGCGCCGACCTCGTGCAGCGTTATGCGCGCGGTGAGGGCGACGGCAGGACCGTCGAGACGATGGCGGCGGCCTTCAAGGCATGGGCAACGGATCACGCGACGACGACGCTGCAGCGGTGCCGCGAGGCGTGCGGCGCGGAGGGCTTCATGGCGTCGAGCCGGTTGCCCGGCCTGAAGTCCGACTCCGACATCTTCACGACCTTCGAAGGCGACAACACCGTGCTGCGTCAGCTCGCCGCGCGAAACCTCCTGGGCGAACTGCAGCAGGAGCTGAGGCGGCCGGGCGGCGCGGGCCGCATCGCGCGGGAGCAGGCGAAAAGCTGGCTGGGATGGCGCTCGCTGCCGGCACGCTGGTTCCGGCGTGGCAGCGTCACAGCGCTGGAGTGGCAGCGTTCGATTCTCGCGCAGCGGGCGCGGCTCAGCCTGCTCGAGCTGGGGCAGGCGATCCGCGCCGGCCGCAAGCGCGGGCAGGACACCGCGGCTGCCTTCCTGGATTGTCAGATTCAGGCCGTGCAGGCGGTGGACGCCTGGACCGAGGCGTTCCTGCACGAGCGCTTTGTCGCGGGGGTTCGAGCGTGTCCCGACGCGAAGGCGCGTGCGGTGCTGACCGATCTCTGCGTGCTGTTCGCGTTGGATCGGATCCAGGCGGCGGGCGCGTGGCTGACGGCGCGCGGCTTTGTGGGCGCGAGCCAGCTGGCGGCGATGCAGCGCGAGACCCTGCGGCTCTACCGGTCGATCCGCCGCGAGGCGGTGGGACTGGTCGACGCGTTCGGACTCACCCCGGAGATGATCGGCGCGGCAATCGCGCTCGAGAGCACGGCCGACGAGGCGCACGACGAGGAGGGGGCGCGGACGCTGTCGCACCTCGTGGTCCAATGAGCACCGCGGTTCGCCCTGCCACCTCGGAGTTCATCGCGTTCGCGCAGAGCTGGCGCTTCCGCCTCTACCTCCTGCGGATGTTGCCGAGCGCGTTCTTTGCCGGACTGCGCGTGCGCGCGATCAGCCCGACCGAGTGTGCGGTGAGCGTGCCGTTCCGGTGGTTTTCCCAGAATCCCTTTCGCTCGATCTATTTCGCGTGTCTGGCGATGGGCGGTGAGCTGGCGGCGGGGCTGCTGGCCATGGCGCATCTTCATCGGCTGCAGCCGTCGGTCTCGATGCTGGTGACGCATTGCGAGGCGGAGTTTGTGAAGAAGGCAACCGACGTCGCGGTGTTCACGTGCGCCGATGGCGACCTGCTGCGGAGCGCGATCGAAGAGTCGGTGCGCAGCGGCGAAGGCTGCACGGTGCCGGTGCGCTCGGTGGGCCGGAACGCCGCGGGCGAGATCGTGGCGCTGTTCACCATCACCTGGTCATTTCGGCCGCGGCAGCCCCGCGCGATGGCCCCGCTCGCGGAGGTGCAGTCATGAGCCCCGCGGATCTCGCCGGTGGCACCTGGCACAACCCGCCGCCGACCGGAGGCAAGGTGGTGGGCTGGCAGACCGTGCCGCGTTCCTGGCATGCCGACCGGGAAAAGGAGCGCGAGCGCGCTCGCGTCGAAGATCACCACCGCGGCCGCGTTGCCGGCCTCGGAGAGGCCGAGGCGGACGACGACTTTATCCCCCCATGTCCCATCTAGACCCCATGCTGCGCGATGGCGCGCTCGACGGCCGCACCATCCTCATCACCGGCGGCGGCACCGGCCTCGGCAAGGCGATGGCCGCGTACTTTCGCCAACTGGGCGCCCGCCTCATCATTGCCAGTCGCAAGCAGGAGGTGCTCGACGCGGCGGCGAAGGACCTCCAGGCGACGCCCGGCCCCGAGGTCGTGCCGCTGGCCTGCGACATCCGCGATGCCGACGCGGTGGAGCGGCTGTTCGACGACGCGATCGCGCGCTGCGGCCGGATCGATGCCGTGGTGAACAATGCCGCGGGCAATTTCGTGAGTCCGACCGAGCGGCTCTCGGCGCGCGCGTTCAACGCCGTGATCGGCATCGTGCTGCACGGCACGACGCACGTGACGCTGGCGGCGGGCAAGCGCTGGATCGCGGCGAAGCAGCCCGGCGTGTTTCTGAATATCGTGACGACGTACGCCTGGACGGGCTCCGCGTACGTAGTGCCCTCGGCGTGCGCGAAGGCGGGCGTGCTGGCACTGACGCGCTCGCTGGCGGTCGAGTGGGCAAAGTACGGGATCCGATCGAACGCGATCGCGCCTGGGCCGTTCCCGACCTCGGGCGCGTGGGACCGGCTGTTCCCGGAGAACATCCGGCGGACGCTCAATCCCCTTGCGCGGATCCCGTTGCGGCGGGTGGGGGAGCACCAGGAGCTGGCGAATCTCGCGGCGTATCTGGTCTCCGACTACTCGGCGTACGTGAACGGCGAGGTCGTCACCATCGACGGCGGCGAGTGGCTGCAAGGCGCAGGTGAGTTCAACGCGTTCTCGGCGGTGCCGGACGAACTCTGGGACGAGATCGAGCGTGTGACGCGGAAGGCGAAGTCCACCTGATGGTCCTCACGCGCGAATCCGAGGTGGTGGCGCCGGATGGCTATCCGGTGCCGACGACGCTCTTCCAGCCGCGCGGCGGGGGACGGGGGGCGATCGTGCTCGCGCCGGCGATGGCGGTGCCGCAGCGCTTCTACGCGCCGCTGGCGACCTGGCTGGCGGAGCGCGGGTGGGCGGTCGTGACCTTTGATTACCGTGGAGTCGGACGCTCGCGTCGCGGCTCCTTGCGGAAGCTGCGCACGAACGTGCTCGACTGGGCGAATCTCGACGCTGGCGCGGTGTTGGCGGCGGTGCGGCGCCGGCATGCGGGCGCGCCTGTCACGTGGATCGGGCACAGCCTCAGCGGTCAGATCGTGCCGTTCGTGCCGGGGGCGGAGACGCTGGACCGGGTGATCACGATCGGCTCGGGCAGCGGCTATTGGCGCGAGAATGCGAAGCCGCTGCGGCACTACGTGTGGGCGTTGTGGTATCTGGCGATGCCGGTGTCGGTCGCGTTGTGCGGCTACTATCCCGGGCGCGTGCTGCGGATGGTGGGCGACCTCCCGCGCGGCGTGGCGCGGCAATGGCGGCGGTGGTGTTTGCATCCTGAGTACGCGGTCGGCGTCGAGCCCGGCGCGCGGCACCGTTTCGCGGCGATGCGGGCGCCTGTGCACGCGCTGTCGTTCACGGATGATGAATTCATGTCGGAGCGGAACGTGGCGTCGCTGCACGGCTTTTATGTCAACGCGCGCGTGACGCGCCGCCGGCTGGATCCGCGCGAATTTGGGCTGAAGCGGATCGGCCACTTCGGTTTCTTCCGCGAGCAGCACCGCGAGACGCTGTGGCGGCACGAGTTGCTGCCGCTCCTCGGGCGGGACGCCGCGGTGAAATCGCGAGTCAGCGTGTGACGGAGGGGGGACGGCGGATTGGGAAGACCGCGAACGACGCGAAATCGACGCGAAAGCCCGAGGCGATCGGCGCAGCCTGGGCTTTCGACGCCCGCCGGCGTGATCCCTGCGTCTTCGCGCTCATTCGCGACGTTCGCGGTTCACCGTATTTGGCGGATCAGACGCGCGATGGAGCGGTGACCTGCGATGCTCCGCTCCGGTTGAGGCGGGGAGTGGCAGTCCCCCGCGCCAGGACCGTTTCGAGATATCTGAAGTTGAGAATCGCGAGCGGGATGAAGGCAGGTACGACGTTGCGGACCTCCCACATGAGGCTGATGAAGAGATTTGAGGCGATGGTGCCGAGGACGACGGTCACGCAGGTCGCGCGGAAGGCGGCGTCGATGTGCCGCCAGCCCGCGACGGCGCCAGGGAGCAGGGCGCCGATCGTGACGGCGTACATGGGCCACCAGATGCCGCGGGCACCCCAGTTGCCGAAGACCTGACGGGCGCCAGTGCCGCTGATCGAGGTATACGCGACGGGAATCGGGCCCTGAATGTAACGCCGAACGGCGACGGTGAGTGCGAGGCCGGCGGCCAGGTAGATGAACCCGAGCAGGAACGACCGTCGCCAATTGCCGTGGAAGCACCGGCAGGGCGCCAGGAGGTTGATCGATTCCTTGGCCAGGATGCCGGCGAAGAAGGCGGCGAAGAAACCGGGCTCGTGGCGTCTGGCGAGGAAGAACAGCCCGGCGACGAGGCTGAAGTGGGCGAGGGGATCGGTGAACTGGCCATTGTATCTCAAGATGGTGACCGGATAGAGCATCGCGACGACGAGCATCGGCCCGAAGGACCAGACGACGGACAAATACACTCGCGCATACCGGAGGATCATCGCGAACAAGGCGGTATTGGCGCCGAACCGGAACACATGGATGCTCCACTCGCGGTCGCCGGTGAGCCAGAAGTTGAACGAAACGATGCAGTCGGGAAGGAAGCGGAAGACGTGCGGTGCGCACCAGCGCTCGAGTCCCATGATGGCGTTGTGGAGATTCCACTGCCATTCGGCGTTGGTGTGGAAGTTGGGGTCGAAGTTGGCGCGGTCGACGATCCAGGTGTGGAGCACCTCCGCATAGGCCGCGCAGAAGAGACTCGCGGCGACGGTGACGCCCAGGACCGACCAGCGATCCTTCAACCCGCGCAGCACGCCCATCGCCACCGCCGGGACGGAGAGCGCGAGGGCGCAGCGGGCGATGGACCGGGCGGAGTCGCTCCAGGGAAGCGGGACGGCGAAATAGCTCCGCCAATGCAGTTGCACTGCGCAAAACGCGAAGGTGAGGAGCACGGCACCCAGCGCGAAGCACCAGGCGGCGGGAGTAGGCCGCGGACGAGGCGGCGAGTCGATGGGGAGCGTGGGCGCAGAGGACATCGCGGTCGCACTGGCAATGACCACGCAGAGCGTCGAACCCGCTATCGTCGATGCGGCCACGCCGCGGCGGCTGTGAACGTGAGGGCGACACGGACAGAGCGCCAAGCCGCTCAACCTCCACCGGCCCGGGGCAACGAGACGCCGGCGACGGTGCAGAAAGTGTCACGTATTGCGTGACACTTTTCGGCGCCATCGCTCGTGCGACGCGGCGGCAGTGTCACGTAATACGTGACACTCACGCGCGCGGCTGTTGTCGCCGGATCGTTGATACGGCATCTCGGCGCCCCACGGTCTTGGCGCACGGGACAAGTGCCGCGGGGTAACGGGCCCGTTGGTGCGCACTGCCCGAGACTGATCTTCTGGCCACCTACGGTTTCGAACTTGCAGGCGGGGTCGCGGGGCGAGTGGGGCCGAGGAGGCGTTGGGCGATCTTCTTGGCGGCGGAGGCGTGCTCCACCCAGACCTTCCAGCCGTCCGCGGTCTGCACCAGTGGAAGGTCGAAGCTCTTGCCCCCAAGGTGGCTGATTTCCAGCACCACGTTCTTGGGACCGACCGTAATCTGGGTGAGGACCTGGACCGCGGCGATGTTGGTCACGGCGTCGGCAACGAAGAGCGCGGCGAGCGACTCCGGGGTGGGGTACTGCTCGCGCGTCGCGGCGGGCAGGGTGGCAATCAGGTTTTCCAGGCGTTCCCGGGCGGGCCCGGAAACCGAGATCATCCGTTCGAGCGAGGTGTCGGCGTGCTGGCCTGACCACACCAACGTCTCCAGCGCGTTGAGCGGAGTGGAGAGGCCCACGTTGCCGCAGTTCGCGACGAGCACCGGGCCGGCGGTGAAGTCACGGTTGGCCCGCAGCCGCAGCGTGCGCGCCTGGTCGTGCTCGCGCTTCGCGGCCGCCTGGGTCTCGGCGTCCGCCTCAAGCCTGGCTACCTGCAGTCGGGCGGACGTGATCTCGTGCTCGAGTTCTGCGTCGGCGCGGCGGCGGTCGATCGCCGCGGTGGCCAGGTATTGTTTCCAGTGCGCGTTGTCGACGCTCACGCTGGCCGTCGCCGCATCCGTTGCCCGCCGCTCGGCCAACGCGTGCGTGAGCCGCGCGTTCGCGCGCTGTAGGTGCAAGTGGGCAAAGGCACAGCCGGCGACGACCACGAGGGTGAGGAGGAGGGCCGCTTTCATGAATCACCCGGCTTCCGGGGCTTGAGTCCGCCGGTGGTGGGATCGATGCGCGGGAGGATGACCTGCAGGGCCTTCGCGGTCGCGGTCGGCGAGATGATCCAGCGTTCCCCGCGGCGCTCGAACTCGGCGATGTTGGCCATTTCCTTCCCGTCGCCGGTGCGCTGCCAGATGCGGACGCGTCGGGTGGCCGGGCCGTCGGCGAGCACCGAGTCCAGGACCTGGATCCGCTCGGCCCACGCAACGTGCTTGGGCCGCGAGCCGTCGACCCAGACGTGGGCGACGAGGCCCTGCGGCGATTTGAAGCGGGTGCGAATCTCGGGTGGGGCGGAGTCGAAGAGCGCCTGGGCTTGGGCGAGGGCGTCGCCCTCGAGCACGAAGTTCTGGGCGAACAGCTCCCAGTCGCCGGTGGTGACCGCCCAGAGCATCGTCTCGAAAGTGGCTTCGGCGGTGGCGGTGCCGGCGTTGGTGGGCGGACGCATGGCGGAGTCCAGCACGCCGGCGGGCCGGGCCTGCAAGGTGGCGGCGCGGGCTTGCAGTTGGCGCAGCTCGGCGACGCGCGTCTGATCCGGTGAGGTGAGTTTCGTCACCTGCTCGGAGAGCGCGGCAGCCTCGTGGCGCACGCTGGCGGAGAGCTGCTCGCGGTCGGCCAACTCGGCGGAGGCCCCGCGGAATTTGTGCCACTCCCAGAGGGTGGGCGCGAGGGCGCCGGCGATCACCAGGGCAGTCGCGGCGAGGGTGAGTTTGTTCATGGCGAAGAGTCCGAGCAGGCTGCCGCCGAGCGTGCCGCCCGCGGTGGTGGCGGCGGCGGCGAGGGCGGCCTGCGTCATGGTGGTGGCGAGGCCGGCGGGCGCGGCCGTGGCTTCGAGTGTGAGCACGGCGGCGAGGGCGGAGGTGGTGGACGTGACCCCGCGACGACTGAGAGCGACGTGCAGCCGGTCGAGCGCGCGGTTGACGCGCATGCGGGCGGCGTTTTCCGACGTGCCGAGCTGTGCGGCGACGACGGCGAGCGGGCGGTTTTCGAAATAGCGGAGCAGCACGGCTTCGCGGTCGGCGGCGTTTAGGGCGTCCATGGCCGCGTCGAGGGCGGGCCGTAGCTGTTCCCAGGCGACGGCGGGAAGCCCCGGCGGTTCGGACGCATGCATCTGGTAGGCGATCGTTTCGCGCCGGAGCCGGCGACGTTCCGTGCGCAGGAGGTTGAGCGAGGCGTGCTTGGTGGCGGTGTACAGCCAGCCGGCCAGCGACGGGTGGCGGGCGAGGGTGGCGGCTTGGCGGGCGACGGACGTGAAGACCTGCTGGGCGGCGTCTTGCGCGAGGGTGTCATCGCCGGTGCGACGACGGGCAGCGGCATACACGAGGCCGACGTGACGCGAAACAAACTCCGCGAAGGCGGGCTCGGAGTGTTGCTCGGCGTAACAGCGGAGGAGTTCGGTATCGTCGCGCATGCGGTGACACTATCCCAAGCACCGCCGGCGCCGAAACCGCACAAGCCAACCCTGCAGGAGCAGGGCGTAGCGAATGGGGCGCCTCGGCGATGCCCGGTTGGTGATGTCGATTGTGGCACCGAAGGCAACCGCGGGGGGAGGAATAGGCCAGTTGCGAACTGAGGGAAAGAGGTGAATCGGTGTCGCGTGATCGTCGGAGAGGCAGGAGGCAGCGGGTATGCACACACCAGAAGTTCAACGCCATCGCCTTTCGGGCGGGAACGAGATGGCTTGCGTCGCGGCGGGTGACTCGGCCCATCCGGCCGTGCTCTTGTTGCATGGGTTTCCGAGTTCCGCGCGCACGTTTCGTGACGTGATCCCGCGATTGGCGGAGACCGCATTCGTGATTGCGCCGGATCTGCCCGGATTTGGCGCGTCGGAGGTGGCGCCGGAGGTTTCGTTCCCGGCGTATGGGCGCGCGGTGCTGGAGTTGCTGGACCGACTGGACGTGGGACCGCGCTTCATTTACCTGCACGATTTTGGCGCGCCGGTGGGCCTTTACGTTGCGATGCAGGCGCCGGAGTTGGTGCGAGGTCTGATTATCCAGAATGCCAACGCCCACCGCGAAGGGCTCGGGCCGCAATGGGCGGCGACGCAGCGGTTCTGGGCGGAGCCGACGCCGGAGCATGAGGCCGCGGCGACAGCGCATCTCACCTACGAAGGCACGCGCGACCAGTACGTCGCGGGATTGCCGGGGGAGGTGGCAGCGCGGATCTCGCCGGCAAATTGGAACGAGGATTGGCGCGTCATGAACCTGCCGGGCCAGATGCAGACGCAGCGGGCGCTCGTGGGTGATTACGGACGCTACGTCGCGCGCTTCGACGCGGTCCGCGACTACCTCGCGCGGATACGGCCGCCGGGGTTGCTGCTCTGGGGCAGACATGATGCGTTCTTCGAGCTGGCGGAGATCGTGGATGCGGGACCTGCCGAGAATGGAGGCGCACGTGTTCGATGCCGGGCACTTCCTGCTGGAGACCCACGCGACCCTCGCGGCCGATCTCATCGGCGAGTTCGTGCGGCGCCATGCGAGATGAGCCGCCACGCGGGAACAGGACCTGCCCAATGTCACGTATTACGTGACACTCGCGGACGCCGGAACTGTCGCCACAGTTTTAATACATTGCCCTGAGGCAGGCGGCGGTTTTCGCGTCCGCGAATACGGCGGGCTCCGCCCTGGCGGGCAGCGCCAGGGCGGAGTGACGGATCAAACGTGGAACTGGGCTTCCTCGGTGGAGCCGACGAGGGCGAGGGTCGACGACTCGCCGCCGGAGACGACGGTGCTGATTTCGTCGAAGTAGCCGGTGCCGACCTCGCGCTGGTGCTTCACGGCGGTGAAACCGCGGGAGACGGCGGCGAACTCGCGCTGCTGGAGGTCGACGAACGCGCTCATGTGCGACGACGCGTAGCCATGGGCCAGGTCGAACATCGAGTAGTTCAGCGCGTGGAAGCCCGCGAGGGTGATGAACTGGAACTTGTAGCCCATCGCGCCGAGTTCGCGCTGGAACTTGGCGATCGTCGCGTCGTCGAGGTGCTTCCGCCAGTTGAACGACGGCGAGCAATTGTACGCCAGAAGCTTGCCCGGGAACTCGGCGTGCACGCCCTCGGCGAAGCGGCGGGCTTCGTCGAGATCGGGGGTGGAGGTCTCGCACCAGAGCATGTCGGCGTACGGCGCGTACGCGAGGGCGCGGGCGATCGCGAGGTCGATGCCCTCGCGCATCCGGAAGAAGCCCTCGGGCGTGCGCTCGCCGGTGAGGAACGGCTGGTCGCGCGGGTCGACGTCGCTGGTGAGCAGTTTCGCGCCGAGCGCGTCGGTGCGGGCGACGAGGATCGTCGGCACGTTGCAGATATCGGCCGCGAGGCGGGCGGCGTTGAGCGTGCGGATGAAGTGCGCGGTCGGGATGAGCACCTTGCCGCCCATGTGGCCGCACTTCTTCTCGGACGACAGCTGGTCCTCGAAATGCACGCCGGCGGCACCGGCGGCGATCATGGCCTTCATGATTTCGAAGGCGTTGAGCGGGCCGCCGAAGCCGGCCTCGGCGTCGGCCACGATGGGCGCGAGCCAGTGGGTCTTGTCGCTGCCTTCGGAGTGGCAGATCTGGTCGGCGCGCAGGAGCGCCTGGTTGATGCGCTGGACGACGTTGGGGACGCTGTTGGCGGGGTAGAGACTCTGGTCGGGGTACATGCTTCCCGCGAGGTTGGCGTCGGCGGCGACCTGCCAGCCGGAGAGGTAGATGGCCTTCAGGCCGGCCTTGACCTGCTGCATGGCCTGGTTGCCGGTGAGCGCGCCGAGGGCGTTGACGAACGGCTCGGTGTGCAGGAGTTGCCAGAGGCGAGCGGCGCCGTGTTCGGCGAGGCTGTGGCGGATGTCGACCGTGCCGCGCAGGCGAACGACGTCACGGGGCGTATAGGTCCGGCGAATACCGGCCCATCGCGGGTTGGTGCTCCACTGAAGGAGGAGGTCTGATGCATTGTCCATGGGTGTGGGGGAGTGAGGGGGTGGGGGCGGCGCTGGCGCGCCGGTTGTAGGTGGAAAGTTACAGGTTCGAAGGTTCCAGGTGGGAAGGTTGGGGGCGGAATCGTTCTCGTTCTCGAGATCGGCGGCGTGTGGGCTGCGACTCCCGGCTCGGGAGTCTTTCTCTTACTCTTAATCTTTCTCTTACTCTCATTCCTCGCCGCGGACGCCGCCGCTGGGCGGCGACGGCGGATGCGGATCGGGGGAGTAAGAGAAAGAGGAAGAGTAAGAGAAAGAGGGCTGGCGGTGGGGCGCCGCCGGCGGGATCACTCCACCGGGTCCGACGCTTGGCGGAAATAGTCGCGGAGCTTCGGCTCGAGGAAGGTCGCCCTGGCGTCGGCGGCGGCCTGGCGGAACGAGGCGAGGGTCGACGCGAGCAGCGCGGGTTGGCCGCCGCCGATGTCGGCGGTGATTTCCTCGACGATGCGGGCGAGTTCCTCGTCGAAGACCTGCTCGACGAGCGCGGGCGTGACCTTGCGGCCGTCGGCGAGGGTGACGCCGTGATGCAGCCACTGCCACGTCTGGGCGCGAGAGATCTCGTAGGTGGCGAGGTCTTCCATGAGGCCATCCCACGAGACGCAGGCGATGTCGTTGTTCCAGCCCTGCTGGTAGGCGATGCCGACGCGGACGTTGGTGCGGAGGCCGTCGATGCTGCGGGGCTCTTCGCCGCGCGGGAGGATGTCGGGGTAGCGACTGACCTCCGGGAGCATGCGGTCGAGCTGGTGCTCGGCTTTGAACTCCGCGAGGGCGTACGTGATGAAGTACGGGTGCGAGACCCAGCAGCCGTCGTGGCCGATGGAGAACTCGTGGCCCTTGTCGGCGGTGACCTTGGCGGTCTGGCGCTGGCGCAACTCGGGCGTCTTGCCGGGGGTGAAGGCCGACATGCCGCCGATGGCATAGGCGCCGCGCTCGTGGCAGATCTTGATCAGCCGCTTGGCGTAGGCGTCCATCCAGGGCTTCTGCATGGTGATGGTCGCGCGGTCGGCCATGATGCGGTCGGGGTGGTTCTTGAGCACCTTGATGTCGGAGAAAATCTTGTCCCAGCGGCCGACGTTGAGCGCGGCGGCGTGTTCGCGGAATTCGAAGAGGATCTCCTCAATCTGAAAGGCGGCGGGGAGCGTCTCGATAAGGAACGTGGCGCGCAGCGTGCCGCGCGGGAGGCCGACGGCTTCCTGGACGGCCACGAAGAGGTCGTTCCACCAACGGGCCTCGAGGGCGTGCTCGGTCTTGGGGATGTAGTAAGTGGGAGTCTTGCCCTGGCGGACGAGGGTCTGGGCGGTGTGGAAGAACGTGGTGGCGAGGTCGAACAAGCCGCCGGAGACGGGCTGGCCATCGATGATCACGTTGGACTCATCGAGGTGCAGGCCGCGGGTGCGGACCATGACGACGGGCATGTCGTCGGGCGTGAGCCGGTAGGTCTTTTCCGGGGTGGAGAAGGTGAGCGTGCCGTCGACGGCGCCGATGACGTTGTGGATGCCGTTGATGACATTGCGCCAGCTCGGCTTCATCGAGTCCTCGAAGTCGAGCATGGCGGTGTCGGCGCGGACGCCGTCGGCGTTCCGGCTGAGCATATTGATCACCATCTTGGCGCTGCTGACCGGGCCGGTGATCTCGACACGGCGGACGCGCAGGTCGGCGGGGATGGGCGCGACGTCCCAATCGCCGTGGGCGGCCTCGGAGTTGTGGTTTTCGAAGTCGGGCAAGGCGCCGGCGTCCACGGCGGCCTGGCGGGGGACACGGGCGGCGAGGAGTTCGCGGCGGCGCTCATTGAAGCGCCGGTGGAGAGACGCGATCAGTTCGATGACCGGCGGGGTAAGAACGGCGGTGGAGGTGTCGTTCCAGGCGGCGACTGGGACGGAGACGCCGGGGGCGAGTTCGCGCAAAGGGGGGCGAGGCGACAGGGCCGGCTCGATCCGGTCTGGAGTCTGAACGGCGGTGGGTGTGTTCATGGGTGTGGGTGGGGAAACTGAGCGCCGGGGCGGGCGGGGGGCGGGGCTGTCCGCCAGGTCGCGAAATACCGCCGGCGACAGGGAGAATTAGCGGACGGAGGAAACGAACGGGAAAAGCGAAGCACGTCCGGTGGGCTGGGGAGCGTCGGAGGGGGCGCGCGCGACAAAGGGTGACGGGGGTGGCATCACGGCGCGGGGAACAGACCGAGTTGTAGCGAATAGTCAACACGACATCGCAAATTCGCCAGCAGCGAAAAATAGCTGAATGGTGTAAGTCGCGTTCGAAGAGCCGACTGCGTGCCTGTAGGAAGTCTACGTATGCGTATTGCCGAATTTTCCGGACGGTCGATTCGCCCAACCGGCCGAGCTGAAGCGGGATGGGTGTCGGGGTTTTCATGACGCGCCGGACGGTGAATGCCCTGTGAACAACGTTTCCGGTTTTTCCATTGCGGGGTGGGGGCGACGCCCTTCAATGGCCCCTCTTTCTCGCTGCATGTATCTAAAGGCGCTCAAGCTTCATGGTTTTAAATCGTTCGCGGACCCCTCGACGCTGCGCTTTGAGCCAGGTGTAACAGCCATCGTCGGCCCGAACGGGTGCGGCAAATCCAACATCGCTGATTCTATCCGTTGGGTGCTGGGCGAACAGAGTGCCAAAGCGTTGCGCGGTGGTAAGATGCAGGACGTCATCTTCGAGGGCGCCGACACGCGCAAGCCGGCGCAAATGTGCGAGGTTTCGCTGTTGCTGACCGAGTGCGAGAAGCAGCTGGGAAGCGAGTTTCACGAGATTGAGATCACGCGCCGGGTCCACCGCGACGGCCAGAGCGAGTATTTCTTCAACGGCCAGGCCTGCCGCCTGAAGGACATTCAGAAGCTGTTCATGGATACCGGCATCGGCCGGACCAGTTACTCGATCATGGCGCAGGGCCAAATCGACCAGATTCTTTCCTCAAAGCCGGAGGAACGCCGTGCGGTGTTCGAAGAAGCTGCCGGCATCACCAAGTACAAGGCGCAGCGCCGCGAGGCGCTGCAGAAGCTGGCGCTCACCGACCAGAATCTGGCGCGCGTGGCGGATGTGATCGGCGAGGTCTCGCGTCAGATCGGCTCGTTGCGGCGTCAGGCCGCGAAAGCGATGCGCTACAAGCGCCTCAACCACCGCCTGCGTCACCTGGCGCTGGGGTGGAGCGGTTATCATCACGCGCAGCTGACGGCGACCCTCGGTGAACTCGAGGCGAAGGTGGCGACGCTGCGGGCCGATGCCGATGCGCGGCGCTCGAATTTTGAGAACCAGCAGTCCTCGCTGGATGAGAAGAAGGCGCATCGCAGCCGGCTGAATCAGCGGGTGCAGGATGCACAGCAGGCGGTGTTTGACGTCCGCTCGCAGAAGGAAGCCGCGGAGAACGCCGGCAACCTTGCGCACATCCGGCGCGCGGGCCTCGAGGATCGACTCGCCTCGTCGCGGGCGAACCTTGGCGAGCTGGAGATGCAGCTTCGCGAAGTCACCGCGCAGGTGGACACGGGCGCGCAGGACAAGCAGCTGCAGCTTGAGCTGCTCGGCGGCAGCGACGCGGTCTTCCAGCAGCGCAACCGCGAGCTGGCGATCGTCGAGGGCGAAC
This genomic window from Opitutus sp. ER46 contains:
- the aceA gene encoding isocitrate lyase, coding for MDNASDLLLQWSTNPRWAGIRRTYTPRDVVRLRGTVDIRHSLAEHGAARLWQLLHTEPFVNALGALTGNQAMQQVKAGLKAIYLSGWQVAADANLAGSMYPDQSLYPANSVPNVVQRINQALLRADQICHSEGSDKTHWLAPIVADAEAGFGGPLNAFEIMKAMIAAGAAGVHFEDQLSSEKKCGHMGGKVLIPTAHFIRTLNAARLAADICNVPTILVARTDALGAKLLTSDVDPRDQPFLTGERTPEGFFRMREGIDLAIARALAYAPYADMLWCETSTPDLDEARRFAEGVHAEFPGKLLAYNCSPSFNWRKHLDDATIAKFQRELGAMGYKFQFITLAGFHALNYSMFDLAHGYASSHMSAFVDLQQREFAAVSRGFTAVKHQREVGTGYFDEISTVVSGGESSTLALVGSTEEAQFHV
- a CDS encoding malate synthase is translated as MNTPTAVQTPDRIEPALSPRPPLRELAPGVSVPVAAWNDTSTAVLTPPVIELIASLHRRFNERRRELLAARVPRQAAVDAGALPDFENHNSEAAHGDWDVAPIPADLRVRRVEITGPVSSAKMVINMLSRNADGVRADTAMLDFEDSMKPSWRNVINGIHNVIGAVDGTLTFSTPEKTYRLTPDDMPVVMVRTRGLHLDESNVIIDGQPVSGGLFDLATTFFHTAQTLVRQGKTPTYYIPKTEHALEARWWNDLFVAVQEAVGLPRGTLRATFLIETLPAAFQIEEILFEFREHAAALNVGRWDKIFSDIKVLKNHPDRIMADRATITMQKPWMDAYAKRLIKICHERGAYAIGGMSAFTPGKTPELRQRQTAKVTADKGHEFSIGHDGCWVSHPYFITYALAEFKAEHQLDRMLPEVSRYPDILPRGEEPRSIDGLRTNVRVGIAYQQGWNNDIACVSWDGLMEDLATYEISRAQTWQWLHHGVTLADGRKVTPALVEQVFDEELARIVEEITADIGGGQPALLASTLASFRQAAADARATFLEPKLRDYFRQASDPVE